The DNA region CGCGACAATGATGACGAGCAGGATGAGGCCGGTCGACAGCGCGCCGGTGCGGCCGAGTTCGAGCGTGCCGGCAAGAGCGCTCGGAAGGCCGGCTGCGATACCGGCGAAGATAATCAGCGAAATGCCGTTTCCAATACCGCGCGAGGTGATCTGCTCGCCGAGCCACATCAGGAACATCGTGCCGCCGAGCAGCGTCAGAACGGTGGAAATACGGAAGAACCAGCCCGGATCGACGACAAGACCCTGGCCGCTCTCGAGGCCGGCGGCAATGCCGTATGCCTGGAGCGCACCCAGAATGACGGTGCCGTAGCGGGTGTACTGGTTGATGATCTTGCGACCCTGCTCGCCTTCCTTCTTCAGGTTTTCAAGCGTCGGCACGACCGAAGTCATCAGCTGCACGATGATCGAAGCGGAGATATAGGGCATGATGCCGAGCGCAAAGATCGCCATGCGCTGAACGGCGCCGCCCGAGAACATGTTGAAAAGGCCGAGAATACCGCCTGCCTGGCCGCGGAACGCCTGGGCATAGGCTTCGGGATTGAGACCCGGAAGCGGGATATGGGTGCCGAGCCTGTAGACGAGGAGAGCCGCCAGTGTGAACCACAGGCGCTTCTTCAAATCCTCGGCTTTGGCAAAGGTCGAAAAATTGAGGTTGGATGCCAATTGTTCCGCTGCAGAAGCCATGCGATTCTCCGCCCTACCAATTCCGGCGTCTCTGGGGAAATACCGGCCCCGGAATCAGTATGAAAATAATTCAAAACTGGGTTTTGGACGGATTGCAGCGCAACCCCATGCCTCACCCTTGTTTTCCAGTCTTACCGGCATGACGCGGGGGCGCCAGCCAAGTTTTTGTGAGGCCCACATATGGGAGCAAAATCGCCCGGTGTGAAGCACCCCGGGCGATATATCATCAGATATTATTCTGCTGCAGCCGGAGCCGAAAGCAGCGTCACTGTGCCGCCGGCCTTTTCGATCTTCTCGACGGCGGGCTTGGAAGCGCCTGCGACGACGATGGTGATCTTGGCCTTGAGCTCGCCGTCAGCGAGAACGCGAACGCCGTCCTTGGCGCGGCGGATAACGCCGGCGGCCTTTAGCGCAGCTGCGTCAACAGTCGCCTTGGCATCGAGCTTGCCGGCGTCGATTGCCGCCTGAATGCGAGCAAGCGACACGACAACAAAGTCGGAAGCGAAAATGTTGTTGAAGCCGCGCTTCGGCAGGCGACGATAGATCGGCATCTGGCCGCCTTCGAAGCCGTTGATGGCGACGCCGGAACGGGACTTCTGACCCTTGACACCGCGACCAGCAGTCTTGCCGGAGCCCGAACCGATACCGCGGCCGAGGCGCTTGCGGCTGTGGGTGGAGCCTTCGTTGTCCTTGATTTCATTGAGTTTCATGAGCGTTTCCTCCGTCTCACTTCTCGTCGACGATGCGAACGAGATGCTGGACAGCACGGATCATGCCGCGAACGGAAGGAGTATCCTCCAGCGTGCGGCGACGGTGCATCTTGTTCAGTCCGAGACCAATCAGCGTGCGCTGCTGGACGTCCGGACGGCGAATCGGGCTGCCGATCTGTTCGATCGTGACAGTCTTCGCTTCAGCCTTCTTGGTAGCCTTGGCCATTGGTCAGCTCCTCTTATTCTTCAGAGGCGTTGCCGGAGGCGCTACGACGAGCCTGCAGCGTTGCATACTTGATGCCGCGCTGAGCTGCGATGTCCTTCGGGTGAACCTGGTGCTTCAGAGCGTCGAAGGTGGCGCGAACCATGTTGTAGGGGTTCGACGAACCGGTCGACTTGGCGACGACGTCGTGCATGCCGAGCGTTTCGAATACGGCGCGCATCGGACCACCGGCGATGATACCGGTACCAACCTTGGCCGAGCGCAGCAGCACCTTGCCGGCGCCATGGCGGCCATGAACGTCGTGATGCAGCGTACGGCCGTCACGCAGCGGTACGAAGATCAGTTCGCGCTTGGCGGCTTCGGTTGCCTTGCGGATGGCTTCCGGCACTTCGCGTGCCTTGCCATGGCCGAAGCCGACGCGGCCCTTCTGGTCGCCGACGACGACGAGTGCTGCGAAACCAAAACGACGGCCGCCCTTGACGACCTTGGCGACGCGGTTGATCGCGACAAGCTTGTCGACGAATTCGCTATCGCGCTCTTCACGGCTCTGGCGGTCTTCCCGCTGCGGCCTTCTTTCCTGTGCCATTGTCCTCTTCCTTTTTCTTTTCCGGGTGCAATCGGCAAACAAATGTGGACCGCATCAGCCTCCCCTTTTGGAGAGTGCCGCGGTCCGGCGAATATCCGGCCGGCGCTTGACGCGTCCGGCCGGAAACTGATCAGAAGGTGAGACCGCCTTCGCGGGCCGCTTCGGCAAGAGCCTTGATGCGACCATGATAGATGAAGGCGCCACGGTCGAACACGACCTCCGACACGCCGGCCTTGGAGGCGCGCTCGGCGACGAGCTTGCCCACTGCAGCAGCGGCGGCGGTATCGGCACCGGTCTTCAGAGAACCGCGCAGATCCTTCTCGAGAGTGGAGGCAGACGCAAGCGTCTTGCCAGCCACATCGTCGATGATCTGGGCATAGATGTTCTTCGAGGAGCGATGAACCGACAGGCGCGGACGGCCATTGGCCACCGACTTGAGATGACGGCGCACGCGGTTGGCACGACGTGCAAGTGCTTCTTTCCTGCTAGCCATTTCGCGTGATCCTTACTTCTTCTTGCCTTCTTTGCGGACGATCCGCTCGTCAGCGTACTTGACGCCCTTGCCCTTATAGGGCTCAGGACCGCGATATTCGCGGATTTCAGCGGCGACCTGACCGACTTGCTGCTTATTGATGCCGGAGACAACGATTTCAGTCGGCTTCGGAACGGCGATCGTGATGCCGACCGGCGGCTCATAGATCACGTCGTGGCTGAAGCCGAGGGCCAGCTGCAGGTTCTTGCCCTGCAGGGCGGCGCGGTAACCGACGCCGTTGATTTCGAGCTTGCGCTCAAAGCCGTCCTTGACGCCCTTGAAGATGCCTTCGATCATCGTGCGGGACATGCCCCACTTCGAACGCGCATCCTTGGTCTGGTTCACGGGCGTTACAACGACCGCGTTGTTTTCGAGCTTGAGGCTGATTTCGTCGTTAGCAACGAAAAACAGCTCGCCCTTCGGGCCCTTTGCGGTAACCTTCTGGCCATCGACCGTAGCCGTGATCCCAGCAGGCACCTGAACGGGCTTCTTACCGATACGAGACATGTTTCAATCCTGTCTGTTCGCTATGGAGATCCCTGCCCAATCTTAGAAGACCGAGCAAAGAACCTCGCCACCAACGTTCTGTTCGCGAGCCTGGTGATCGGCCATCACACCCTTCGGAGTCGAAAGGATGGTGATGCCGAGGCCGTTCGCGACCTGCGGAATGGACTTGACCGAGACATAAACCCGGCGGCCCGGTTTGGACACACGGCCGATCTCACGGATCACCGATGCGCCTTCATAATATTTCAGCTCGATGCTGAGCTCCGACTTGCCATTGCCGAAATCGACAACGGAATAGCCACGGATGTAGCCTTCGGACTGCAGGACATCGAGAACACGTGCGCGGAGCTTGGACGCAGGCGTCGAAACCGACGACTTGCGGCGGGAAGCGCCGTTACGGATACGGGTGAGCATATCGCCCAACGGATCAGTCATTGTCATCTAACCTGCTCCTTACCAGCTCGACTTGACGATGCCCGGCACCTTGCCGAGATTGCCCAGTTCACGCAGCGCAATACGCGACATGCGCAGTTTGCGGTAATATGCGCGCGGACGCCCCGAAACTTCGCAACGGTTGCGAATACGGGTCTTCGATCCATCGCGCGGCAGGGATGCCAGCTTGATCGAGGCCTTGAACCGCTCTTCGATCGGAAGAGCCTGGTTCATGATGATCGCCTTCAACGCAGCCCGCTTAGCGGCCTGGTTGGCGACCGTAGTACGGCGGCGCTTGTTCTTTTCAACTGCGCTTGTCTTCGCCATGTCAGGTTCCTTTTCTACGCTCGTCGTTACGGTTATTGACGGAACGGGAAGCTGAACTCTTTCAGGAGAGCCCGTGCTTCGTCGTCGGTCGTCGCCGTCGTGCAAACGATGATGTCCATGCCCCACATCTGATCAACCTTGTCGTAGTTGATTTCTGGGAACACAATGTGCTCCTTGATGCCCATGGCGAAGTTGCCACGGCCGTCAAAGCTCTTCGGGTTCAGGCCGCGGAAGTCGCGAACGCGCGGGAGCGCGATGTTGACCAGGCGATCCAGGAACTCGTACATGCGGGCGCCGCGCAGGGTGACCTTCGCGCCGATCGGCATGTTTTCGCGGACCTTGAAGCCAGCGATAGAGTTGCGTGCACGGGTGATGACCGGCTTCTGACCAGCGATGGCAGCCAGGTCGGCAGCAGCAACGGTCGGCTTCTTGGAGTCAGCCGTGGCTTCGCCCACACCCATGTTGATAACGATCTTGTCAAGCTTCGGGATCATCATCTCGTTGGCGTAGGAGAACTTCTCCTGCATCGCCTTGCGGATGCGCTCGACATATTCTTTCTTGAGCCGCGGCTCGTACTTTGCCTCAGCCATCGATCACTTCTCCAGAACGCTTGGCCACACGGACCTTCTTGCCGTCAACGACCTTGAAACCGACGCGGGTCGGCTTGCCGTCCTTGTCGACGATTGCAATGTTGGACAGGTGAACCGGAGCTTCCTTGGCGATGATGCCGGCTTCCTGGGCCTGCGTCTGGCGCTGGTGGCGCTTGACGACGTTGACGCCACGGACGACCGCACGATCTTCCTTCGGCATAACCTGTACGACTTCGCCGGTGCGGCCCTTGTCCTTGCCAGCGAGCATGACGACCTTGTCGCCCTTACGAATCTTCTGCATCGTTCGCTCCTTACAGTACTTCGGGAGCCAGCGAGATGATCTTCATGTGGTTCTTGGCGCGAAGTTCGCGCGGAACCGGTCCGAAGATACGGGTGCCGATCGGCTCTTTCTTGTTGTCGATGAGGACTGCTGCGTTGGTGTCGAAGCGGATGACCGAGCCATCCGGACGACGGATGTCCTTGGCGGTACGAACGACAACCGCCTTCATCACGTCACCCTTCTTCACACGGCCGCGCGGGATCGCTTCCTTGATCGAAACGACGATGACGTCGCCGATCGAGGCATACTTGCGCTTCGAGCCGCCCAGCACCTTGATGCACATGACACGACGTGCGCCGGAATTATCCGCGACGTCGAGGTTTGTTTGCATCTGAATCATATCAGGTCGCCTTCTTGGTTTACCGGAATGGTTGGGCCTAAGCCCCCTACCCCGGCTTATGAAAATGTTCGCCGGCCGACCTGCCGTAACGGCAGGCAACAACACGGCATAGCTGAATAGCGCGGGGTCGATCGTGCCAGGGTGGTTTCCCGAACGGGACCTTCCGTGCGCTCAAAGCAAAAGAACGCCCGGCATTCGAGCGTTCTGACGCTGCTTCATACAGATATTTCGGCGAGACGCAAGGCCTCGGCCAAAATTCTGTTACTTGCCCTGGGCGGCAATCACCGTCCAGCGCTTGTCCTTGGAGATCGGCGCGCATTCCTCGATGGATACGGTATCGCCGATCTTGTACTGGTTGTTCTCGTCGTGGGCCTTGTACTTCTTGGAACGACGAACGGTCTTCTGGAGCAGCGGGTGAGCGAAACGACGCTCGACACGAACCACTACCGTCTTCTCGTTCTTGTCGCCAACGACGACGCCCTGCAGGATGCGCTTCGGCATATTTTTCTTCCTTTAGGCCTTAACTTCTGCCGCCTTCTGGCGGGCAATGGTTTTCACGCGGGCGATGTCCTTGCGGACTTCGTTGATGCGCGAGGACTTTTCGAGCTGGCCGGTCGCCTTCTGGAAGCGCAGGTTGAACTGCTCCTTCTTCAGCTTGGCAAGCTCGTCCTTGAGTTGGTCGGCGGTCAACGCGCGAACATCTGAGGCTTTCATGAGCTCAATCCTTACTCTGCAATGCGCTGTACGAAGCGCGTCTTGACCGAGAGCTTGGCAGAGCCGAGACGAAGCGCCTCACGGGCGATCTCTTCGCTGACGCCGTCGATCTCGAACATCATACGACCGGGCTTGACCTTGCATGCCCAGTACTCAACGGAGCCCTTACCCTTACCCATTCGGACTTCGGTGGGCTTTGCGGTTACCGGAACGTCCGGGAACACGCGGATCCATACACGGCCGGCGCGCTTCATGTAACGCGTGATCGCGCGGCGAGCCGCTTCGATCTCGCGTGCGTTGACGCGGTTGGGCTCCTGAGCCTTCAGGCCGAATTCGCCGAATGCCAGGTCAGAACCGCCCTTGGCGACGCCCTTGATGCGGCCCTTGAACTGCTTGCGGTACTTAGTACGCTTTGGCTGCAACATTTTCTTACTTCTCCGAGCTTATCTTTCGCCAGCGCTAATTACGCGTTGTCGCGTTCGCGGCGACGATCGCCACGGTCGCGTTCGCGGCTTGCCGGACCCTGTGCGTCGCCTTCCAGCGCGCGACGTTCGGAAGCCATCGGATCGTGCTCAAGGATTTCGCCCTTGAAGATCCAGACCTTGATGCCGCAGATACCGAATGCGGTTTCTGCTTCTGCCGTGCCGTAGTCGATGTCGGCGCGCAGCGTGTGCAGCGGCACGCGACCTTCACGGTACCATTCCGTACGGGCGATTTCCGCACCGCCGAGACGGCCGGCGCAGGTGATCTTGATGCCCTCGGCGCCAAGACGCATCGCGGACTGAACGGCGCGCTTCATGGCGCGGCGGAAAGCCACGCGGCGCTCGAGCTGCTGGGCGATCGACTGAGCGACCAGAGTTGCGTCGACTTCGGGCTTGCGCACTTCGACGATGTTGAGGTGCGTTTCCGAGTTGGTCATATCGGACAGCTTCTTGCGGAGCTTGTCGATGTCGGCGCCCTTGCGGCCGATGATCAGGCCCGGACGAGCCGAGTGGATCGTGACGCGGCACTTCTTGTGCGGACGCTCGATAACCACCTTGGAGATCCCGGCCTGCTTCAGTTCGCTCATCACGAACTTGCGCATTTTCAGGTCTTCGTGCAGCAGCTGGCCATACTCGGCATTGTCCGCGAACCAGCGGCTATCCCAGGTACGATTGATGCCGAGACGGAAACCGATCGGATTGATTTTCTGACCCATTATGCGGCCTCCTCTGCTGCCTGCACTTCACGAACGACGATCGTCAGGTGCGCGAAGGGCTTTTCGATGCGCGACGCGCGACCGCGGCCACGAGCGTGGAAACGCTTCATGACGATCGACTTGCCGACGTAGGCTTCGGCGACGACGAGTGCGTCGACGTCGAGATCGTGGTTGTTCTCGGCGTTGGCGATCGCGGATTCGAGCGTCTTCTTGACGGCGCCCGCGATGCGCTTGCGGGAAAACTCCAGCTCAGCGAGTGCACGCTCGACCTTCTTGCCGCGGATGGCCGCAGCAACCAGGTTGAGCTTCTGGGGGCTGACGCGGAGCGTGCGGGCGACTGCTTGCGCCTCGTTGTCCTTCAGCCGGCGTTCGGCTTTTGCCTTGCCCATTGTTACTTCCTCTTCGCCTTCTTGTCCGCGCCGTGACCGTAGTAGGTGCGGGTCGGAGAGAATTCACCGAATTTGTGACCGACCATGTCTTCATTGACACTGACCGGGACATGTTTGCTGCCGTTGTAGACGCCGAAGGTGAGACCGACGAACTGCGGCAGGATCGTGGAGCGACGGCTCCAGATCTTGATCACTTCTGCACGTCCGCCTTCACGAACCTTCTCAGCCTTCTTGAGAAGATAGCCGTCAACGAACGGACCTTTCCATACTGAACGAGCCATTGGAGACTTCCTCTCTTACTTCTTACGCTGATGACGCGAGCGCATGATCATCTTGTCGGTCGACTTGTTCGACCGGGTGCGCTTGCCCTTGGTCGGCTTGCCCCACGGTGTCACTGGATGGCGACCACCGGAGGTGCGGCCTTCACCACCGCCGTGCGGATGGTCGACCGGGTTCATGACGACACCGCGGTTATGGGGACGCTTCCCGCGCCAGACGGTACGACCGGCCTTGCCGTCGTTGATGTTGGCGTGGTCCGGATTGGAGACGGCGCCGATCGAAGCAAGGCAGATGCCGCTTACGAGGCGCTGCTCACCGGAGTTCAGGCGAAGGATCGCCATGCCCTGGTCTCGACCCACCAGCTGTGCGTAGGAACCGGCGGAACGGGCGATCTGACCGCCCTTGCCCGGCTTCATTTCCACATTGTGGATGATGGAGCCGACCGGGATATACTGCAGCGGCATGGTGTTGCCGGGCTTGACGTCGACAGCCTTCTCCGAAGCGATGACCTTGTCGCCGGCGGCGAGACGCTGCGGAGCGATGATGTAGGCCTGCTCGCCATCCGAATAGCTCACCAGGGCGATGAAAGCCGTGCGGTTCGGATCGTATTCGATACGCTCGACCGTGCCTTCGACATCGAACTTGCGACGCTTGAAGTCGACCAGACGGTAGCTGCGCTTATGACCGCCACCGATGAAGCGAGCCGTGATGCGGCCGAGGTTGTTACGACCACCGCTCTTGGTCAGACCTTCCGTCAGCGCCTTGACCGGCTTGCCCTTGTAGAGCGAGGAGCGGTCCACGATGACCAGCTGACGCTGGCTCGGGGTCGTCGGATTGAATGTTTTCAATGCCATTTTCTTATTCCTCAGAGACCGGTGGAGACGTCGATCGTCTGGCCTTCAGCCAGCGTCACGACAGCCTTCTTCACGTCCTTCTGCTTGCCGACGAAACCGCGGAACCGCTTGGTCTTGCCCTTGCGCAGCAGAGTGTTGACGGCCGTAACCTTGACGCCGAACAGCGCCTCGACAGCAGCCTTGATTTCCGGCTTTGTCGCCTGCTTGGCGACATTGAAAACAACCTGGTTGTTTTCGGATACCAGCGTGGACTTTTCGGTGATCGCCGGAGAGACGATCACATCGTAGTGGCGAAGATCGGTCACTTGAATCGCTCCTCTAGCGCTTCAACCGCAGCCTTGGAAAGCACGAGCTTGCCACGGCGCACGATGTCGTAAACATTGATGCCCTGGATCGGCAGAACATCGATGTTCGGGATGTTCTGTGCCGCAAGCTTGAAGTTGCCGTCAAGCTCTGCGCCGCCGATGAAGAGGGCGTTGGTCAGGCCGAGCGTCTCGAAAGCGGACGCGAGAGCCTTGGTCTTGGCTTCAGCTGCGACCAGGTTGTCGATGACGATAACGTCATCAGCCTTGATCTTGGCCGAAAGGGCATGGCGAAGGCCGAGTGCCCGAACCTTCTTCGGAAGGTCGTGCTCGTGGCTGCGAACGACCGGGCCATGGGCCTTGCCGCCGCCGCGGAACTGCGGAGCGCGAGCCGAATGGTGACGAGCGCGGCCCGTACCCTTCTGCTTGTACATCTTGGCACCGGTGCGCGAGACTTCAGCGCGGCCCTTTGCCTTGTGCGTGCCCTGCTGCTTCTTGGCAAGCTGCCAGCGGATAACGCGGGCGAGAATGTCTTCGCGGGGCTCGAGGCCGAAAATCTCGTCCGAAAGGGAGACCTTCCCGGCGTCTTTTCCCTCGAGGGTCTTGACGTTCAATTCCATTGATCTGGCTCCCTTACTTCGCGGCCGACTTGACGGCGTCGCGCACGATGATCCAGGCACCCTTGGAACCGGGAACAGCACCCTTGATCAGGATCAGACCGCGATCTTCGTCGGTCGAAACCACTTCCAGGTTCTGTGTCGTGACGCGCGTCTGGCCCATGTGACCAGCCATCTTCTTGTTCTTGAAAACCTTGCCCGGATCCTGGCGCGAGCCGGTCGAACCGTGCGAACGGTGCGAAACCGACACACCGTGCGTGGCGCGCAGACCGCCGAAACCATGGCGCTTCATGGCGCCGGCAAAACCCTTACCGATCGTCGTACCCGTCACATCGACGAGCTGACCGGCGGCAAAGTGACCCGCCTTGAGCTCCGTGCCGATCTCCAGCAGATTGTCTTCCGACACGCGGAATTCTGCGAGCTTGGCCTTCGGCTCGACGTTGGCAACGGCAAAGTTGCCGCGCATCGCCTTCGACGTATTCTTCACCTTCGCCTGGCCGGCACCGAGCTGAACTGCGGTATAGCCATTCTTCTCGACAGTGCGCGTGGCAACGACCTGGCAGCCGTCCATACGCAGTACCGTTACCGGGACATGCTCGCCGGCGTCGTTGTAGACGCGGGTCATTCCCACCTTTTGTGCAATCACACCTGAACGCATCGGTTCAATCCTTCCAACTCAGCTCGAGCAAGCTCAGAGCTTGATCTCAACATCGACACCGGCGGCGAGATCGAGCTTCATCAGCGCGTCTACCGTCTGCGGGGTCGGGTCTACGATGTCGAGCAGGCGCTTATGCGTGCGCATCTCGAACTGTTCGCGGCTCTTCTTGTCGATGTGCGGGGACCGGTTGACCGTAAACTTCTCGATGCGGGTCGGAAGCGGAACGGGGCCCCGGACGCTTGCACCGGTGCGCTTCGCCGTCGACACGATCTCGCGCGTAGAAGCATCGAGAATCCGGTGATCGAACGCCTTCAGGCGAATGCGGATATTTTGGCCGTTCATTCGACGTTATCCTTGTGTTTGTTTTCCGCATGTCTCTGGACAAGACACGGGTTGTTCTTTCTTCCTAAGGCGGACCACCGGTTTCAAAGATCGAGAGGGCGCCGATACCCGACATCCCTATCCAGTCTTCAGGGCCTTCTAGCCCACCTTATTTGCTTGTTCAGTCACCGCTTCGTCATCCAAAGCGGCGCGCAAATCGCGCTCGCGCGCCATTTGCTACATTTCTGTGTAATAAGCAAGCGGCTTGCGCCGCCTGCATCACAATATTGTCATCGAATCGGCCACCCCACCGGAGTGGCCGAAGGAATTACTCGACGATCGAAGCGACGATACCGGCGCCGACGGTGCGGCCGCCTTCGCGGATAGCGAAGCGCAGCTTTTCTTCCATCGCGATCGGAACGATCAGCTCGACGTCAACCGTGACGTTGTCGCCCGGCATGACCATTTCCGTGCCTTCCGGAAGCGTCACGATGCCGGTAACGTCCGTCGTGCGGAAGTAGAACTGCGGACGGTAGTTGGTGAAGAACGGCGTATGACGGCCGCCCTCTTCCTTCGTCAGGATGTAGGCTTCTGCCTTGAACTTCTTGTGCGGCTTGACCGAGCCCGGCTTGCACAGGATCTGACCACGCTCGACGCCGTCACGGTTCACACCGCGGATCAGCGCGCCGATGTTGTCGCCGGCCTGGCCCTGGTCGAGCAGCTTGCGGAACATTTCAACGCCGGTCACCGTCGTCTTCGACGTCGGACGGATGCCGACGATCTCGACTTCTTCACCAACCTTGATGATGCCACGCTCGACGCGGCCGGTCACGACCGTACCACGGCCCGAGATCGAGAACACGTCTTCGATCGGCATCAGGAACGGCTGGTCAACCGGACGCTCAGGCGTCGGGATGTACGAGTCGACCGCTGCCATCAGTTCGCGGATCGCGTCTTCGCCGATCTTCTTGTCGGAATCTTCAAGAGCAGCAAGCGCCGAGCCCTTGACGACCGGAATGTCGTCGCCCGGGAAGTCGTAGGACGACAGAAGCTCGCGAACCTCGAGCTCGACCAGCTCGAGAAGCTCGGCGTCGTCAACCTGGTCGACCTTGTTCAGGAACACAACGATCGCCGGAACGCCGACCTGGCGGGCGAGCAGGATGTGTTCGCGCGTCTGCGGCATCGGGCCGTCAGCAGCCGAGCAAACCAGAATCGCGCCGTCCATCTGCGCCGCACCGGTGATCATGTTCTTCACGTAGTCGGCATGGCCGGGGCAGTCGACGTGCGCATAGTGGCGGGCCGGCGTCTCATACTCAACGTGCGCCGTCGAGATCGTGATACCGCGCGCCTTCTCTTCCGGAGCCGCGTCGATCTGGTCGTACGCCTTGAACTCACCGAAGTACTTCGTGATCGCTGCCGTCAGAGACGTCTTGCCGTGGTCAACGTGGCCGATCGTGCCAATGTTGACGTGCGGCTTGTTGCGCTCAAACTTACTCTTTGCCATTTTCGGCTCTCCGTTTTGCTAGTCCCCGAGAGGAGCTAATTCTTGTTATCGGTCAATTGGTATTCCGGTCACTTCTGACCGGAATACTTTGCCTGGATTTCGGTTGCGACGTTCGACGGGACCGGCGCGTAATGATCGAAGGTCATCGTGTACTGCGCGCGGCCCTGCGACATGGAGCGCAGGTTGTCGACGTACTTGAACATGTTGGCCAGCGGAACGTTGGCGCTGATGACAACCGCGATGCCACGGCTTTCCTGACCCTGGATCTGGCCACGGCGGGAGTTGAGGTCGCCGATAACGTCACCGACGTAATCTTCCGGGGTGACGACTTCGACCTTCATCATCGGCTCGAGGAGCTGAGCGCCGGCCTTCTTCGCTGCTTCACGGAAGCAAGCGCGGGAAGCGATTTCGAACGCCAGGACCGACGAGTCTACATCGTGGAACGCGCCGTCGATGAGCGTCGCCTTGACGCCGAGCATCGGGAAGCCAGCCAGCGGACCGGAAGACAGAACGCTCTCGATGCCCTTCTGAACGCCCGGGATGTATTCCTTCGGAACAGAGCCGCCGACGATCTTGGATTCGAACTTGAAGTCTTCGCCTTCCGGGTTCGGTTCGAAGATGATCTTGACACGTGCGAACTGGCCGGTACCACCGGTCTGCTTCTTGTGCGTATAGTCTTCTTCGGTCTGGCGCGTGATGGTTTCGCGGTAAGCAACCTGCGGCGCACCGACGTTTGCTTCGACCTTGAACTCGCGACGCATGCGGTCGACGATGATGTCGAGATGCAGTTCGCCCATGCCGGCGATGATCGTCTGGCCGGATTCCTGGTCCGTCTTCACGCGGAAGGACGGGTCTTCAGCTGCCAGGCGGTTGAGCGCGAGGCCCATCTTTTCCTGGTCGCCCTTGGACTTCGGCTCGATGGCGATCTGGATGACCGGCTCGGGGAATTCCATGCGCTCGAGGATAACCGGCTTCAGCGGATCGCAGAGCGTATCGCCAGTGGTGGTTTCCTTGAGGCCGGCGAGAGCAACGATGTCGCCCGCGAAGGCTTCTTCGATGTCTTCACGCGAGTTGG from Rhizobium sp. NLR16a includes:
- the secY gene encoding preprotein translocase subunit SecY, which encodes MASAAEQLASNLNFSTFAKAEDLKKRLWFTLAALLVYRLGTHIPLPGLNPEAYAQAFRGQAGGILGLFNMFSGGAVQRMAIFALGIMPYISASIIVQLMTSVVPTLENLKKEGEQGRKIINQYTRYGTVILGALQAYGIAAGLESGQGLVVDPGWFFRISTVLTLLGGTMFLMWLGEQITSRGIGNGISLIIFAGIAAGLPSALAGTLELGRTGALSTGLILLVIIVAIAVIGVIVFVERAQRRLLIQYPKRQVGNRMFQGDTSHLPLKLNTSGVIPAIFASSLLLLPATVAGFANTTAMPAWATSIVAALGHGQPLYMVLYAALIAFFAFFYTAIVFNPKDTADNLKKHGGFIPGIRPGERTAEYIDYVLTRITVIGAIYLVFVCILPEILVSQTGIPLSLGGTSLLIVVSVTLDTVAQIQGHLIAQQYEGLIKKSKLRGGKRGR
- the rplO gene encoding 50S ribosomal protein L15; this encodes MKLNEIKDNEGSTHSRKRLGRGIGSGSGKTAGRGVKGQKSRSGVAINGFEGGQMPIYRRLPKRGFNNIFASDFVVVSLARIQAAIDAGKLDAKATVDAAALKAAGVIRRAKDGVRVLADGELKAKITIVVAGASKPAVEKIEKAGGTVTLLSAPAAAE
- the rpmD gene encoding 50S ribosomal protein L30, which produces MAKATKKAEAKTVTIEQIGSPIRRPDVQQRTLIGLGLNKMHRRRTLEDTPSVRGMIRAVQHLVRIVDEK
- the rpsE gene encoding 30S ribosomal protein S5; translation: MAQERRPQREDRQSREERDSEFVDKLVAINRVAKVVKGGRRFGFAALVVVGDQKGRVGFGHGKAREVPEAIRKATEAAKRELIFVPLRDGRTLHHDVHGRHGAGKVLLRSAKVGTGIIAGGPMRAVFETLGMHDVVAKSTGSSNPYNMVRATFDALKHQVHPKDIAAQRGIKYATLQARRSASGNASEE
- the rplR gene encoding 50S ribosomal protein L18; its protein translation is MASRKEALARRANRVRRHLKSVANGRPRLSVHRSSKNIYAQIIDDVAGKTLASASTLEKDLRGSLKTGADTAAAAAVGKLVAERASKAGVSEVVFDRGAFIYHGRIKALAEAAREGGLTF
- the rplF gene encoding 50S ribosomal protein L6; the protein is MSRIGKKPVQVPAGITATVDGQKVTAKGPKGELFFVANDEISLKLENNAVVVTPVNQTKDARSKWGMSRTMIEGIFKGVKDGFERKLEINGVGYRAALQGKNLQLALGFSHDVIYEPPVGITIAVPKPTEIVVSGINKQQVGQVAAEIREYRGPEPYKGKGVKYADERIVRKEGKKK
- the rpsH gene encoding 30S ribosomal protein S8, coding for MTMTDPLGDMLTRIRNGASRRKSSVSTPASKLRARVLDVLQSEGYIRGYSVVDFGNGKSELSIELKYYEGASVIREIGRVSKPGRRVYVSVKSIPQVANGLGITILSTPKGVMADHQAREQNVGGEVLCSVF
- the rpsN gene encoding 30S ribosomal protein S14, whose protein sequence is MAKTSAVEKNKRRRTTVANQAAKRAALKAIIMNQALPIEERFKASIKLASLPRDGSKTRIRNRCEVSGRPRAYYRKLRMSRIALRELGNLGKVPGIVKSSW
- the rplE gene encoding 50S ribosomal protein L5; the encoded protein is MAEAKYEPRLKKEYVERIRKAMQEKFSYANEMMIPKLDKIVINMGVGEATADSKKPTVAAADLAAIAGQKPVITRARNSIAGFKVRENMPIGAKVTLRGARMYEFLDRLVNIALPRVRDFRGLNPKSFDGRGNFAMGIKEHIVFPEINYDKVDQMWGMDIIVCTTATTDDEARALLKEFSFPFRQ
- the rplX gene encoding 50S ribosomal protein L24, which gives rise to MQKIRKGDKVVMLAGKDKGRTGEVVQVMPKEDRAVVRGVNVVKRHQRQTQAQEAGIIAKEAPVHLSNIAIVDKDGKPTRVGFKVVDGKKVRVAKRSGEVIDG
- the rplN gene encoding 50S ribosomal protein L14, which translates into the protein MIQMQTNLDVADNSGARRVMCIKVLGGSKRKYASIGDVIVVSIKEAIPRGRVKKGDVMKAVVVRTAKDIRRPDGSVIRFDTNAAVLIDNKKEPIGTRIFGPVPRELRAKNHMKIISLAPEVL
- the rpsQ gene encoding 30S ribosomal protein S17 produces the protein MPKRILQGVVVGDKNEKTVVVRVERRFAHPLLQKTVRRSKKYKAHDENNQYKIGDTVSIEECAPISKDKRWTVIAAQGK
- the rpmC gene encoding 50S ribosomal protein L29 is translated as MKASDVRALTADQLKDELAKLKKEQFNLRFQKATGQLEKSSRINEVRKDIARVKTIARQKAAEVKA